One genomic segment of Streptomyces sp. RKND-216 includes these proteins:
- the mqnP gene encoding menaquinone biosynthesis prenyltransferase MqnP: MTSNAQATSSPVSAFLRLVMIEHSVFALPFAYIAALTAMFLDDGRVHWWELLLITVAMVSLRTFAMAANRIIDREIDARNPRTAGRELVTGAVSVRTAQVGAAVSLAVFLGAAALLNPLCLALAPAAVVPMVVYPYGKRFTDFPHAILGLAQAIGPIGAWIAVTGAWSWEAVLLGLAVGIWIGGFDLIFGCQDVAADRAEGVRSVPARFGIAAALYGARVAHGVTVLLLAWFGVATGAGLPWWAGLTIVTAAFAYEHAIVRPDDLSRLNRAFFTVNGFIGMALFACALADLALRGLSAG; the protein is encoded by the coding sequence GTGACCTCGAACGCGCAGGCGACGTCGAGCCCCGTGAGCGCGTTCCTGCGGCTGGTGATGATCGAGCACTCGGTGTTCGCGCTGCCCTTCGCCTACATCGCGGCCCTGACCGCGATGTTCCTGGACGACGGGCGCGTGCACTGGTGGGAGCTGCTGCTGATCACCGTCGCCATGGTGAGCCTGCGGACGTTCGCGATGGCCGCGAACCGGATCATCGACCGCGAGATCGACGCCCGCAACCCTCGCACGGCGGGGCGGGAGCTCGTCACCGGCGCGGTGTCGGTGCGCACCGCGCAGGTCGGCGCGGCGGTCTCGCTGGCCGTCTTCCTCGGCGCGGCGGCCCTGCTCAACCCGCTGTGCCTGGCGCTGGCGCCGGCCGCCGTGGTGCCGATGGTCGTCTATCCGTACGGCAAGCGCTTCACGGACTTCCCGCACGCCATCCTCGGACTCGCGCAGGCCATCGGGCCGATCGGCGCGTGGATCGCGGTGACCGGCGCCTGGTCGTGGGAGGCGGTGCTGCTGGGCCTGGCGGTCGGCATCTGGATCGGCGGCTTCGACCTGATCTTCGGCTGCCAGGACGTCGCCGCCGACCGCGCGGAGGGCGTGCGGTCCGTGCCCGCGCGCTTCGGCATCGCGGCCGCGCTGTACGGCGCACGCGTCGCGCACGGGGTCACGGTGCTGCTGCTCGCGTGGTTCGGCGTCGCGACGGGCGCGGGCCTGCCGTGGTGGGCCGGGCTCACGATCGTGACGGCCGCGTTCGCGTACGAGCACGCGATCGTGCGGCCGGACGACCTGAGCCGCCTGAACCGGGCCTTCTTCACGGTGAACGGCTTCATCGGCATGGCGCTCTTCGCCTGCGCACTGGCCGACCTCGCCCTGCGGGGTCTCTCCGCGGGCTGA
- the mqnE gene encoding aminofutalosine synthase MqnE — MDAGLRRELEDKVRSGERLTREDGIALYACDDLAWLGGLAHEVRTRKNGDVVHFNVNRHLNMTNVCTASCAYCSFQRKPGEKDAYTMRIEEAVKLAKAMEGDNLTELHIVNGLHPTLPWRYYPRSLSALKEALPDTVSLKAFTATEIHHFETISGMPASEILDELIDAGLESLTGGGAEIFDPEVRQHIVDHATHWEDWSRIHRLAHEKGLKTPCTMLYGHIEEPRHRVDHVLRLRELQDETGGFQVFIPLRYQHDFVDMQDGKVRNRLQARTTMATGAEALRTFAVSRLLFDNVPHVKVFWVMHGVQTAQLALQHGADDMDGSVVEYKITHDADDFGTPDKLTREDLLELIRDAGFRPVERNTRYEVIREYPGPDAQRRETPQPMRL, encoded by the coding sequence ATGGACGCTGGGCTCAGGCGCGAGCTGGAGGACAAGGTCCGTTCGGGTGAGCGGCTCACCCGTGAGGACGGCATCGCGCTGTACGCGTGCGACGACCTCGCCTGGCTGGGCGGTCTCGCCCACGAGGTGCGGACGCGGAAGAACGGCGACGTCGTCCACTTCAACGTCAACCGGCACCTGAACATGACCAACGTGTGCACGGCGTCGTGCGCGTACTGCTCCTTCCAGCGCAAGCCGGGGGAGAAGGACGCCTACACCATGCGCATCGAGGAGGCCGTCAAGCTCGCCAAGGCGATGGAGGGCGACAACCTCACCGAGCTGCACATCGTCAACGGCCTGCACCCCACGCTGCCCTGGCGCTACTACCCGCGCTCGCTCAGCGCGCTGAAGGAGGCGCTGCCGGACACGGTGTCGCTGAAGGCCTTCACCGCCACCGAGATCCACCACTTCGAGACCATTTCCGGCATGCCCGCCTCGGAGATCCTGGACGAGCTGATCGACGCCGGCCTGGAGTCGCTGACCGGTGGCGGCGCGGAGATCTTCGACCCGGAGGTCCGGCAGCACATCGTCGACCACGCCACCCACTGGGAAGACTGGTCGCGCATTCACCGTCTGGCGCACGAGAAGGGTCTGAAGACCCCGTGCACCATGCTGTACGGCCACATCGAGGAGCCGCGCCATCGCGTCGACCACGTGTTGCGGCTGCGTGAACTCCAGGACGAGACCGGTGGCTTCCAGGTCTTCATTCCGCTGCGCTACCAGCACGACTTCGTCGACATGCAGGACGGCAAGGTCCGCAACCGGCTCCAGGCCCGCACGACGATGGCCACCGGCGCGGAGGCGCTGCGCACCTTCGCGGTCTCCCGCCTGCTCTTCGACAACGTGCCGCACGTGAAGGTCTTCTGGGTCATGCACGGCGTGCAGACCGCGCAGCTCGCGCTGCAGCACGGCGCCGACGACATGGACGGGTCCGTCGTCGAATACAAGATCACGCACGACGCGGACGACTTCGGCACCCCCGACAAGCTCACCCGCGAGGACCTGCTGGAGCTGATCCGCGACGCGGGATTCCGGCCGGTCGAGCGGAACACCCGCTACGAGGTCATCCGCGAGTACCCGGGCCCGGACGCCCAGCGGCGCGAAACGCCGCAGCCCATGCGCCTGTGA
- a CDS encoding 3-oxoacyl-ACP reductase has protein sequence MADRYLQWTRSGPGRFLSRRLGLPRPAPLHRWSERRPVLEGGPLLHLTAGRTACDGTELAAALGGCGLEVRTGTGAEAGTPSGVEPRTGAGGGDRFSAVVLDATGIRAVAELREVYRALHPVARRIADGGRVVVLGAAVDPADHHQAAAQQALEGFVRSLGKEVGGGRTAQLLRLAPGASAAGAASTLRFLLSPKSAYVSGQVVEVAAGLPGTAPGDPGRPLAGRTALVTGAGRGIGEAVAATLARDGAHVLCLDVPQAEQDLAAVAERLGGTPLPLDITAEDAGARIEESLPPGGLDVLVHNAGITRDHRLANMAADRWDAVLEVNLASVLRTTDHLLQAKALPDGGRIVATASIAGLAGNAGQTNYAASKAGIVGLVRTLAPTAAERHGVTVNAVAPGFIETRMTAAVPLLIREAGRRMNSLAQGGLPDDVAETTAWLAHPESGAVNGQVVRVCGQSLLGA, from the coding sequence ATGGCGGACCGTTACCTGCAGTGGACCCGTTCCGGCCCCGGCCGCTTCCTCTCCCGTCGCCTCGGCCTCCCCCGGCCCGCGCCGCTGCACCGCTGGTCGGAGCGGCGGCCGGTGCTCGAGGGCGGCCCGCTGCTGCACCTCACCGCCGGACGCACGGCGTGCGACGGGACGGAACTGGCAGCGGCGCTCGGCGGATGCGGACTCGAGGTGCGTACCGGAACGGGTGCCGAGGCCGGCACCCCCTCCGGCGTGGAGCCGCGAACCGGAGCCGGTGGGGGCGACCGGTTCTCCGCCGTCGTCCTGGACGCTACGGGTATCCGCGCGGTTGCGGAACTCCGGGAGGTGTACCGGGCGCTCCACCCGGTCGCCCGGCGCATCGCCGACGGCGGCCGCGTCGTCGTCCTGGGCGCCGCTGTGGACCCCGCCGACCACCACCAGGCCGCCGCACAGCAGGCGCTGGAGGGGTTCGTACGGTCCCTGGGCAAGGAGGTCGGGGGCGGCCGTACGGCGCAGCTCCTGCGCCTCGCGCCGGGGGCGTCGGCGGCGGGCGCCGCGTCCACGCTGCGCTTCCTGCTCTCCCCGAAGTCGGCGTACGTCAGCGGCCAGGTGGTGGAGGTCGCGGCCGGGCTCCCCGGGACCGCTCCCGGCGACCCAGGGCGTCCGCTGGCCGGCCGTACGGCGCTGGTGACCGGAGCGGGACGCGGCATCGGGGAGGCGGTGGCCGCCACCCTGGCCCGGGACGGCGCGCACGTGCTGTGCCTCGACGTTCCACAGGCCGAACAGGATCTGGCCGCCGTCGCCGAACGTCTGGGCGGCACACCGCTTCCCCTCGACATCACCGCCGAGGACGCGGGCGCCCGCATCGAGGAGTCCCTGCCTCCCGGCGGCCTGGACGTGCTGGTGCACAACGCGGGCATCACGCGCGACCACCGCCTCGCCAACATGGCCGCCGACCGCTGGGACGCCGTCCTGGAGGTCAACCTGGCCAGCGTGCTGCGCACCACCGACCACCTGCTGCAGGCGAAGGCCCTGCCCGACGGCGGCCGGATCGTTGCCACCGCGTCCATCGCGGGCCTCGCCGGGAACGCCGGGCAGACCAACTACGCGGCGAGCAAGGCGGGCATCGTCGGGCTGGTCCGCACCCTCGCGCCGACCGCCGCCGAACGGCACGGCGTCACGGTGAACGCCGTCGCGCCCGGCTTCATCGAGACGCGGATGACGGCCGCCGTGCCACTCCTGATCCGGGAGGCCGGGCGGCGGATGAACTCCCTGGCGCAGGGCGGCCTTCCGGACGACGTCGCGGAGACCACCGCCTGGCTCGCCCACCCGGAGTCCGGCGCGGTCAACGGACAGGTCGTCCGGGTCTGCGGCCAGAGTCTGCTGGGGGCATGA
- a CDS encoding rhomboid family intramembrane serine protease: MTSETTYRTASALKLILVWVGLMWVLEAVDYATGHALDPYGISPRQTDELLDIVPAAFLHFGWDHLMANTVPLLVLGFMAALRGIGTFLAVSLITILVSGLGVWITAPVPSNTAGASGLVFGLFGYLVVRGFVDRRIADVALGGVVVVLYGSILWGVLPTTPGVSWQGHLFGLIGGVMAAFMTSRRRAAGEQKPAWH; the protein is encoded by the coding sequence ATGACGAGCGAGACGACGTACCGGACCGCGTCCGCGCTGAAGCTCATCCTGGTCTGGGTGGGCCTGATGTGGGTGCTGGAGGCGGTCGACTACGCCACCGGTCACGCGCTGGACCCGTACGGCATCTCGCCCCGGCAGACGGACGAACTGCTGGACATCGTCCCGGCCGCGTTCCTGCACTTCGGCTGGGACCACCTGATGGCGAACACCGTGCCGCTGCTGGTGCTGGGCTTCATGGCCGCGCTGCGCGGCATCGGCACGTTCCTGGCCGTCTCGCTGATCACCATCCTGGTCAGCGGGCTGGGCGTGTGGATCACGGCGCCGGTGCCGAGCAACACGGCGGGCGCGTCCGGGCTCGTCTTCGGCCTGTTCGGCTACCTGGTGGTGCGCGGGTTCGTTGACCGGCGCATCGCGGACGTCGCGTTGGGCGGCGTGGTGGTCGTGCTGTACGGGTCGATCCTGTGGGGCGTGCTGCCGACGACACCGGGGGTGTCGTGGCAGGGCCACCTCTTCGGGCTGATCGGCGGCGTGATGGCGGCGTTCATGACCTCGCGGAGGCGCGCGGCGGGCGAGCAGAAACCGGCCTGGCACTGA
- a CDS encoding acetyl-CoA C-acetyltransferase, producing the protein MSSSGLISSSVRRVAVVGGSRIPFARSDGPYATCSNQDMLTAALGGLVERFSLHDELIGEFVAGAVLKHSRDFNLARETVLGSGLDPRTPAYDVQQACGTGMQAVMAVANKIALGQIDVGVAGGADTASDAPLGVNDRLRRILLATRRAKTLPDRLKELARIRPGHLVPEIPRNAEPRTGLSMGDHAARTAREWGISREAQDELAARSHHRLATAYDDGFLHDLVVPYQGLARDQNLRPGTSPHKLAELAPVFGLSEAVGGPDGATMTAGNSTPLTDGAATVLLASEGWAEDRGLRPLAYLTAYETGAVDFTEEVGEGLLMAPAFAVPRMLRRLGLDTGDFALVEIHEAFASQVLATLAAWEKQGLAPVDRDRLNVAGSSLATGHPFAATGARIVATLAKLLAERGAEPGTRGLISICAAGGQGVTAVLERA; encoded by the coding sequence ATGAGTTCCAGCGGCCTCATCAGTTCCTCGGTCCGCCGGGTGGCGGTCGTCGGCGGCAGCCGCATCCCGTTTGCCCGCTCCGACGGCCCGTACGCCACCTGCTCGAACCAGGACATGCTCACCGCCGCGCTCGGCGGACTCGTCGAGCGCTTCTCCCTGCACGACGAGCTGATCGGTGAGTTTGTCGCCGGGGCCGTGCTCAAGCACAGCCGCGACTTCAACCTCGCCCGCGAGACCGTGCTCGGCTCCGGACTCGACCCGCGCACCCCGGCGTACGACGTCCAGCAGGCGTGCGGCACCGGCATGCAGGCCGTCATGGCCGTCGCCAACAAGATCGCCCTCGGCCAGATCGACGTGGGCGTGGCGGGCGGCGCCGACACCGCCAGCGACGCCCCGCTCGGCGTCAACGACCGGCTCCGCCGCATCCTGCTCGCCACCCGCCGCGCCAAGACCCTGCCCGACCGGCTCAAGGAACTCGCCCGCATACGCCCGGGCCACCTGGTGCCCGAGATCCCCCGCAACGCCGAACCCCGCACCGGCCTCTCCATGGGCGACCACGCCGCCCGCACCGCCCGCGAATGGGGCATCAGCCGCGAGGCCCAGGACGAACTCGCCGCCCGCAGCCACCACCGCCTCGCCACCGCCTACGACGACGGCTTCCTGCACGACCTCGTCGTGCCCTACCAGGGCCTGGCCCGCGACCAGAACCTGCGGCCCGGCACCTCCCCGCACAAACTCGCCGAACTCGCCCCGGTCTTCGGTCTCTCCGAAGCCGTCGGCGGCCCCGACGGCGCCACCATGACCGCCGGCAACTCCACGCCCCTCACCGACGGCGCCGCCACCGTGCTGCTCGCCTCCGAGGGGTGGGCCGAGGACCGCGGCCTCCGGCCGCTCGCCTACCTCACCGCCTACGAGACCGGCGCCGTCGACTTCACCGAAGAGGTCGGCGAGGGCCTGCTGATGGCCCCCGCGTTCGCTGTGCCGCGCATGCTGCGCCGACTCGGCCTGGACACCGGCGACTTCGCACTCGTCGAGATCCACGAGGCGTTCGCCTCCCAGGTGCTCGCCACCCTCGCCGCCTGGGAGAAGCAGGGCCTGGCCCCCGTCGACCGGGACCGCCTCAACGTCGCCGGCTCCTCGCTCGCCACCGGCCACCCGTTCGCCGCCACCGGCGCCCGCATCGTCGCCACCCTCGCCAAGCTGCTCGCCGAACGG
- a CDS encoding TetR/AcrR family transcriptional regulator codes for MLDAAVGAFGRHGYRAASMDDIAEAAGVSKPLVYQYLKSKDDLFTACIDREAAALTKAVLDGTRDQTLPPDQQLWNGLCAFFAHTAAHPDGWTVLHQQAPGEGETFAGVVAGMRAEIVALVTALLGRVAQDAGCDEGLMDREVSGLAHALVGSAESLAVWANSREEDRPSAKETAATLMNFCWAGLEGLMKGARWTPSR; via the coding sequence ATGCTCGATGCCGCGGTGGGGGCCTTCGGGCGGCACGGGTACCGGGCGGCGTCGATGGACGACATCGCCGAGGCGGCGGGGGTCTCCAAGCCGTTGGTGTACCAGTACCTGAAGTCGAAGGACGACCTCTTCACCGCGTGCATCGACCGGGAGGCCGCCGCACTGACCAAGGCGGTGCTCGACGGCACGCGGGACCAGACCCTCCCGCCCGACCAGCAGCTGTGGAACGGGCTCTGCGCGTTCTTCGCGCACACCGCGGCACACCCGGACGGGTGGACGGTGCTGCACCAGCAGGCGCCGGGGGAGGGGGAGACCTTCGCCGGTGTGGTCGCCGGGATGCGGGCCGAGATCGTCGCACTGGTGACCGCTCTGCTGGGCCGGGTGGCTCAGGACGCTGGCTGCGACGAGGGCCTGATGGACCGCGAGGTGTCCGGGCTGGCCCACGCGCTGGTCGGCTCCGCCGAGTCCCTCGCCGTCTGGGCCAACTCCCGTGAGGAGGACCGTCCGTCGGCGAAGGAGACCGCCGCGACTCTGATGAACTTCTGCTGGGCGGGTCTGGAGGGCCTCATGAAGGGGGCCCGCTGGACACCTTCCCGCTGA
- a CDS encoding DUF4229 domain-containing protein has product MSSTSHATLRYTTLRLGIFLGCLVLAAVLAYSGVLPEGIGRSNPLWILLLALVLSAPLSYILLRRQRDAMAEQIAGGVDRAKAKLSANRSMEDDAA; this is encoded by the coding sequence GTGAGCAGCACCTCGCACGCCACGCTCCGCTACACCACCCTGCGGTTGGGCATCTTCCTCGGCTGTCTCGTGCTCGCCGCCGTGCTGGCGTACAGCGGGGTGCTGCCCGAGGGCATCGGCAGGTCCAACCCGCTCTGGATCCTGCTGCTGGCACTGGTGCTGTCCGCGCCGCTGAGCTACATCCTGCTGCGCCGGCAGCGGGACGCGATGGCGGAGCAGATCGCGGGCGGCGTCGACCGCGCGAAGGCGAAGCTGTCCGCGAACCGTTCGATGGAGGACGACGCGGCCTGA
- a CDS encoding dicarboxylate/amino acid:cation symporter gives MSSDAKLSASKQQLFRIPRVPFWAQILAGLVLGVLLGWLARSADVGWLGTALTKTGETFVQLLKLAVAPLVFFAIVISITNLRKVSNAARLAGRTLLWFMVTSLIAVAIGLTIGLLANPGAGTGLTTRDGAEPDSAGSWLDFLTGIVPTDVVTPFTELNVLQIVFMAAVVGVAALKLGPKAEPLLELSESVLSLLQKALWWVIRLAPLGSLGLIGTAIKDYGWGLIGQYATFTADVYIGCALVVFGVYPLLLATVARVSPVQFFRGAWPALQLAFVSRSSVGTMPLTQKVTERLGVPKEYTSFAVPFGATTKMDGCASVYPALAAIFVAQIFGVDLGVGDYLLIAFVSVIGSAATAGLTGATVMLTLTLSTLGLPLAGVGLLLAIDPILDMMRTATNVAGQALVPVLVAAREKILDLDAFHSAKSFSIEDLDRDGTGPAGAEGRTGAEDDAEDDAEDDARTPVPA, from the coding sequence GTGTCCTCTGATGCGAAGCTCTCTGCGTCGAAGCAGCAGCTATTCCGCATACCTCGCGTTCCGTTCTGGGCTCAGATCCTGGCCGGTCTGGTGCTCGGCGTGCTGCTCGGCTGGCTGGCCCGCAGCGCCGACGTCGGCTGGCTCGGCACCGCCCTCACCAAGACCGGTGAAACGTTCGTGCAGCTCCTGAAGCTGGCCGTCGCCCCGCTGGTCTTCTTCGCGATCGTGATCTCCATCACCAACCTGCGGAAGGTGTCCAACGCCGCGCGGCTGGCCGGCCGCACCCTGCTGTGGTTCATGGTGACCTCGCTGATCGCCGTGGCCATCGGTCTGACCATCGGCCTGCTGGCGAACCCGGGCGCCGGCACCGGCCTCACCACGCGGGACGGCGCCGAGCCGGACTCCGCCGGGTCCTGGCTGGACTTCCTCACCGGCATCGTCCCGACCGACGTCGTCACACCGTTCACCGAACTCAACGTCCTCCAGATCGTCTTCATGGCCGCCGTGGTCGGCGTGGCGGCGCTGAAGCTCGGCCCGAAGGCCGAACCCCTGCTGGAACTGAGCGAGTCGGTGCTCTCCCTGCTGCAGAAGGCCCTGTGGTGGGTCATCCGGCTGGCCCCGCTCGGCTCGCTGGGCCTCATCGGCACCGCCATCAAGGACTACGGCTGGGGTCTCATCGGCCAGTACGCCACCTTCACCGCCGACGTGTACATCGGCTGCGCGCTCGTCGTCTTCGGCGTGTACCCGCTGCTGCTGGCCACCGTCGCCCGGGTGAGCCCGGTGCAGTTCTTCCGCGGCGCCTGGCCCGCCCTCCAGCTGGCGTTCGTCTCCCGCTCCTCCGTCGGCACCATGCCCCTGACGCAGAAGGTCACCGAACGGCTGGGCGTGCCGAAGGAATACACCTCCTTCGCGGTGCCGTTCGGCGCCACCACCAAGATGGACGGCTGCGCCTCCGTCTACCCCGCCCTCGCGGCCATCTTCGTCGCGCAGATCTTCGGCGTGGACCTCGGCGTCGGCGACTACCTGCTGATCGCGTTCGTCTCGGTCATCGGCTCCGCCGCCACCGCCGGCCTGACCGGCGCCACGGTGATGCTGACCCTGACCCTCTCCACGCTGGGCCTGCCGCTGGCCGGTGTCGGCCTCCTGCTCGCCATCGACCCGATCCTGGACATGATGCGCACCGCCACCAACGTGGCCGGGCAGGCGCTGGTGCCGGTGCTGGTCGCGGCCCGCGAGAAGATCCTCGACCTGGACGCCTTCCACAGCGCGAAGAGCTTCAGCATCGAGGACCTGGACCGTGACGGGACCGGCCCGGCCGGCGCGGAGGGGAGGACCGGAGCCGAGGACGACGCGGAGGACGACGCGGAGGACGACGCCCGCACACCCGTTCCCGCCTGA
- a CDS encoding UbiX family flavin prenyltransferase: MTSSQRRPWVVGVSGASGTPYAAAVLRALLHAGEPVDLVVSRAARLTVLDETGHPFRDAAAEEDLRRWLARGADGTPDAYDVDVSGVRHWAAGDLAAGPSSGSYPTRGMLVVPASTACVAGVALGLSKDLLQRTASVTLKERRPLVVTVRETPLTGQTLRHLVTLDDAGAVVLPASPAFYAGVRDAQDLVDFVAGRVLDAAGVPHKLYRRWRGELGGGREVTRDASPPPDGR, encoded by the coding sequence GTGACTTCCAGCCAGCGCCGGCCCTGGGTCGTGGGCGTCTCCGGGGCCTCCGGCACTCCGTACGCGGCGGCGGTGCTGCGTGCGCTGCTGCACGCGGGTGAGCCCGTGGACCTGGTGGTGAGCCGGGCCGCCCGCCTGACCGTCCTGGACGAGACCGGTCATCCCTTCCGCGACGCGGCCGCCGAGGAGGACCTGCGCCGCTGGCTCGCCCGCGGCGCCGACGGCACCCCGGACGCGTACGACGTGGACGTGAGCGGCGTGCGGCACTGGGCGGCCGGCGACCTCGCGGCCGGGCCGTCGTCCGGGTCGTACCCGACGCGCGGCATGCTCGTCGTGCCCGCGAGCACGGCCTGCGTGGCGGGCGTGGCGCTGGGCCTGTCGAAGGACCTGCTGCAGCGCACCGCCTCGGTGACGCTGAAGGAACGGCGGCCGCTGGTGGTGACCGTCCGGGAGACGCCGCTGACCGGTCAGACGCTGCGCCACCTGGTGACGCTGGACGACGCGGGTGCCGTGGTGCTGCCCGCCTCGCCCGCCTTCTACGCCGGGGTGCGGGACGCGCAGGACCTGGTCGACTTCGTCGCCGGCCGGGTGCTGGACGCGGCCGGCGTCCCCCACAAGCTCTACCGCCGCTGGCGGGGCGAACTCGGCGGCGGCCGGGAGGTCACGCGGGACGCGTCGCCCCCGCCGGACGGCCGGTAG
- a CDS encoding Lrp/AsnC family transcriptional regulator: MDAVDRQLIQALRENGRASYAELGRLVGLSGPSVTDRINRLEAAGVITGYRATVDAPSLGLGVTALVGIQLSDAVDHEEVAGRMRDLAEIEDCWFIAGDDSYMLKVRATDVAGLERTIRRLSGTKGVSRTRTTIVLSTKWENRVGELPDEV; the protein is encoded by the coding sequence ATGGACGCGGTGGACAGACAGCTCATCCAGGCGCTGCGCGAGAACGGCAGGGCCTCGTACGCCGAGCTCGGCCGGCTCGTCGGCCTCTCCGGCCCCAGCGTCACCGACCGCATCAACCGGTTGGAGGCGGCCGGCGTCATCACCGGATACCGCGCGACCGTCGACGCGCCCTCGCTGGGCCTGGGCGTCACGGCGCTGGTCGGCATCCAGCTCTCCGACGCCGTCGACCACGAGGAGGTCGCGGGCCGGATGCGGGACCTCGCCGAGATCGAGGACTGCTGGTTCATCGCCGGCGACGACTCCTACATGCTCAAGGTCCGCGCGACGGACGTGGCCGGGCTGGAGCGCACCATCCGCCGTCTCTCCGGCACCAAGGGCGTCTCCCGCACCCGGACCACGATCGTGCTCTCCACCAAGTGGGAGAACAGGGTCGGCGAACTGCCCGACGAGGTGTAG
- a CDS encoding MaoC/PaaZ C-terminal domain-containing protein, whose product MALTPTLLRGALGSLRKRPPYEGAALPARVLTAPSVRIDVRHVAAYAEVCGFPPTGGTGPLPPTYPHLLGFPLAMRLLAGADFPFPVLGLVHTGIEVAQRRALRPDDRPEIRVHTEGLAPHRRGTAFRVVTSARLDGAEVWFSRSTYLCRHRRPDAAPGTGGAARTDRTDTADRTDRAGDTAPLPVRAEWRLPGDLGRRYGAVSGDRNPIHLHPLTARAFGFPRALAHGMWTFARCLAETSGTGAGTGTGATTGTGHRERLTAHARFAAPVLLPGEVVLLAGDGAEGPFALRDSRDRARLHVSGKVSSGPPS is encoded by the coding sequence ATGGCGCTGACCCCCACCCTGCTCCGGGGCGCGCTCGGGTCGCTGCGCAAGCGACCGCCGTACGAAGGCGCTGCGCTGCCCGCCCGCGTCCTGACGGCGCCCTCGGTGCGAATCGACGTCCGGCACGTGGCCGCGTACGCCGAGGTGTGCGGCTTCCCGCCCACCGGCGGCACCGGGCCGCTGCCGCCCACCTACCCGCACCTGCTCGGGTTCCCGCTGGCGATGCGGCTGCTGGCCGGCGCCGACTTCCCGTTCCCGGTGCTCGGGCTGGTCCACACCGGCATCGAGGTCGCCCAGCGGCGGGCGCTGCGGCCGGACGACCGGCCGGAGATCCGCGTGCACACCGAGGGTCTCGCGCCGCACCGACGCGGCACCGCCTTCCGCGTCGTCACCTCGGCGCGGCTGGACGGCGCGGAGGTCTGGTTCTCGCGCAGCACCTATCTGTGCCGGCACCGGCGACCGGACGCCGCGCCGGGGACGGGCGGGGCGGCCCGCACGGACCGCACGGACACGGCCGACCGCACGGACCGGGCCGGGGACACCGCACCACTGCCGGTGCGCGCCGAGTGGCGCCTGCCCGGCGACCTGGGACGGCGCTACGGCGCCGTCTCCGGCGACCGCAACCCCATCCACCTGCACCCGCTCACCGCGCGGGCGTTCGGCTTCCCGCGCGCGCTCGCCCACGGCATGTGGACGTTCGCCCGCTGCCTCGCCGAGACGTCCGGAACGGGCGCAGGCACGGGCACGGGCGCGACCACCGGCACCGGTCACCGGGAACGCCTCACGGCGCACGCACGCTTCGCCGCGCCCGTGCTGCTGCCTGGCGAGGTGGTGCTGCTCGCCGGGGACGGAGCGGAGGGCCCCTTCGCACTGCGGGACAGCCGGGACCGTGCCCGGCTGCACGTCAGCGGGAAGGTGTCCAGCGGGCCCCCTTCATGA